One genomic segment of Ctenopharyngodon idella isolate HZGC_01 chromosome 7, HZGC01, whole genome shotgun sequence includes these proteins:
- the LOC127516796 gene encoding uncharacterized protein LOC127516796, with amino-acid sequence MITDNSLDVICLTETWLKPNDYFGLNESCPPGYCYKNKCRPVGRGGGVATIYREILNVTQKTKYRFNSFEILVLNVTLSDISKKSLLSLALATVYRPPGPYVDFLKEFADFLSDLLVNVDKALIVGDFNIHVDNTNDALGAAFTDLLNSFGVKQNVTGPTHRLNHTLDLIISHGINPTDIEILPQCDDITDHYLVTCVLHTADICQIAPRYRLDRTILPTTKDKFTNKLPDLSHLLIVPKHTNDLEKITSSMCTTFTSTLDTVAPMRLKKVREKNTVPWYNNITHAIKRETRNLERKWRQTRLEVFRIAWKDSSSRYRKTLKAARAEHLHKLIENNQNNPRFLFSTVARLTNKQTSPEQNISLQFSSDDFMNFFTEKSKASEIQL; translated from the coding sequence atgatcacagataatagtcttgatgtaatttgccttactgaaacatggcttaaaccaaatgattatttcggtcttaatgagtcttgtccacctggctactgttataaaaataaatgccgtccggttggccgtggcggtggtgttgcaacaatctatagagagattcttaacgttacccagaaaacaaagtacaggtttaattcatttgaaattctcgtgctaaacgttacactctcagatataagtaaaaagtcgctactatctcttgctttggctactgtttatagacctccagggccttatgttgatttcctaaaagagtttgcagactttctctcagacctattggtcaacgttgataaagcgctgattgttggagattttaatattcatgtagataatacaaatgatgcgttaggggctgcgtttacagatttactaaactcgtttggggtcaaacaaaacgtcactggacccactcaccgtcttaatcatacactagatttaattatatcacatggaatcaatcctactgatatagaaattctaccgcaatgtgatgatatcactgatcattaccttgtaacatgcgtactgcatactgctgatatttgtcaaattgcgcCACGATATCGACTAGATAGAACAATTCTTCCGAcaactaaagataaattcacaaataaactgcctgatctgtctcacctgctcattgtacccaaacacacaaatgatcttgagaaaattactagcagtatgtgcaccactttcactagtacattagatactgttgcaccgatgagattaaaaaaggttagagagaaaaatactgtaccatggtacaacaatattactcacgctatcaaaagagaaactcgtaatctagaacgcaaatggagacaaactcgtttagaggtgttcagaatcgcgtggaaagacagctcgtcccgttatagaaagactctaaaagcagccagggccgagcatctccacaaactcatagaaaataaccaaaacaatccaaggttcttatttagtacagtggctagattaacaaataaacagacatcaccagaacaaaacatttcattacagtttagtagcgatgactttatgaatttctttactgaaaaatcgaaagcatcagaaatacagttgtaa